In Arthrobacter alpinus, a single window of DNA contains:
- a CDS encoding TIGR01777 family oxidoreductase — MVIAGASGFIGAHLRRQFAALGWRVQTVGRAGDAIWGDTAAITALLEGVDLLINLAGKSVSCRYTNANKAEIFRSRLETTAELGRAIAACTHPPRDWFNASTGTIYRDARDRPQDECDGELGAGFSVDVARGWEGTLAAAATPATRKIPLRITIVMGPGGGVMRPFNNLARLGMGGRMGDGGQKYSWIHVGDLFRAVVFLHGRPDITGPVNLAAPEVVTNAELMAAVRLMNRAPFGLPTPAWPLKMGAVLIRTETELVLKSRWVSSRKLQEAGFEWRHPELAGALTDIASGSHE, encoded by the coding sequence GTGGTCATTGCCGGGGCATCGGGCTTCATCGGAGCCCACCTTCGCCGTCAGTTCGCCGCCCTAGGCTGGCGCGTGCAGACGGTTGGCAGGGCCGGGGACGCGATCTGGGGCGACACCGCCGCCATTACGGCACTTCTGGAGGGTGTCGATCTTTTGATCAACCTGGCAGGAAAATCGGTCTCTTGCCGGTACACGAACGCCAATAAGGCCGAGATTTTCCGCTCACGTCTGGAGACCACGGCTGAACTGGGCCGTGCCATCGCCGCCTGCACGCATCCACCCCGCGACTGGTTCAACGCGAGCACCGGAACCATCTACCGTGACGCCAGGGACCGTCCCCAAGATGAGTGCGACGGCGAACTTGGCGCCGGCTTCTCCGTGGATGTGGCGCGGGGTTGGGAAGGGACCTTGGCTGCCGCGGCAACCCCGGCCACGCGAAAGATCCCGCTGCGCATCACCATTGTCATGGGCCCCGGCGGTGGCGTCATGCGTCCGTTCAATAATCTGGCCAGGTTGGGGATGGGTGGACGCATGGGGGATGGCGGGCAAAAGTACAGCTGGATACATGTTGGCGATCTCTTCCGGGCGGTCGTGTTTCTTCATGGTCGGCCGGACATCACCGGACCCGTGAACCTTGCCGCACCCGAGGTGGTGACTAATGCCGAACTCATGGCAGCTGTTCGGCTCATGAACAGGGCGCCATTCGGATTGCCCACGCCGGCTTGGCCATTGAAAATGGGGGCCGTGCTGATCCGAACCGAAACCGAACTTGTCTTGAAAAGCCGCTGGGTCTCCTCGCGAAAGCTACAGGAGGCCGGCTTTGAATGGCGGCATCCGGAACTGGCAGGGGCGCTCACAGACATTGCCAGTGGCTCTCATGAGTGA
- a CDS encoding tetratricopeptide repeat protein, with the protein MATDADGDGLALVSSAQLRGRKLFVWGENTGGHRWQEWLTPSMDGHPRHYAEIQAGLAQTQFEHVPMPAGASWQWVEAYGNAELDPALAAGPWETAVAHGAERVAALISEQALANAMADAGRWADLPPSEFLVAGNGWGALERERRRHAQMEWIDETGTPFGTETLTAAQQPWLELLAKQIGEPFFGAESFVRGADWEELLTAAPSAEAAMHLATMLHAQTPPTAVGMVAVIETYRWALDGSSADEIPLSPWSMAVARRGLGQALLTAGEIEAGLAELEAACALEPDRRELLVEAMACAADNGRPEMVLTLLGQAPERLKAIGRVKFLRARALADLDRDEEAAELLRDGIVVADLREGANSLTDLWRRVCPGEEVPPEYQFSML; encoded by the coding sequence GTGGCCACCGACGCTGACGGGGACGGCCTGGCACTGGTTTCCTCGGCACAACTGCGCGGGCGGAAATTGTTCGTGTGGGGCGAGAACACTGGCGGGCATCGGTGGCAGGAATGGCTCACACCCTCCATGGACGGCCATCCGCGTCACTACGCCGAGATTCAAGCCGGACTGGCGCAAACCCAATTCGAGCATGTGCCCATGCCCGCAGGTGCCAGCTGGCAATGGGTTGAGGCCTATGGCAACGCGGAGCTGGATCCCGCGCTCGCAGCCGGACCCTGGGAAACGGCCGTAGCCCACGGGGCCGAGCGCGTGGCGGCGCTGATTTCTGAGCAGGCGTTGGCGAATGCCATGGCCGACGCCGGCCGCTGGGCCGATCTGCCGCCGTCGGAATTCCTTGTGGCTGGCAACGGTTGGGGTGCCTTGGAGCGGGAGCGCCGCCGGCATGCGCAGATGGAGTGGATCGACGAGACCGGGACGCCGTTTGGGACGGAAACGCTGACGGCAGCCCAGCAACCATGGCTGGAACTGCTCGCGAAGCAAATCGGGGAGCCGTTTTTCGGGGCGGAATCGTTTGTTCGAGGGGCGGATTGGGAAGAATTGCTGACGGCGGCTCCCAGCGCCGAGGCGGCGATGCACTTGGCGACGATGCTTCACGCGCAAACGCCGCCTACTGCCGTGGGGATGGTCGCTGTGATTGAGACTTACCGGTGGGCGCTGGATGGTTCCTCTGCCGATGAAATCCCGCTGAGCCCGTGGAGCATGGCGGTTGCGCGCCGTGGCCTTGGCCAAGCGTTGCTGACGGCTGGCGAAATTGAAGCAGGGTTGGCCGAGTTGGAGGCAGCCTGCGCCTTGGAACCGGACCGTCGAGAATTGTTGGTGGAAGCAATGGCCTGTGCAGCGGACAACGGCCGACCCGAGATGGTGTTGACGTTGCTTGGCCAGGCTCCGGAGCGTCTGAAGGCCATCGGGCGCGTCAAGTTCCTACGGGCGAGAGCGCTGGCAGATCTTGATCGGGACGAGGAAGCGGCGGAGCTTCTCCGAGACGGAATTGTAGTTGCGGATCTTCGCGAAGGGGCCAATTCGCTTACGGATCTGTGGCGCCGGGTATGCCCGGGCGAGGAGGTTCCGCCGGAGTACCAGTTCAGCATGCTCTAG
- a CDS encoding DUF5107 domain-containing protein, which yields MSLASTLTVTSLTIELAELGEESFMPSVQALLEPPYTLGDGIPEEVAAGVRWGKAPNIYPYPMQENYTRDTSATALTGVVLENEHVKASFLPQLGGRLWELTDKASGKSLLHTQDRIQFANLALRNAWFAGGIEYNIGTRGHSPTTCAPLHAAVVRTPDGLDLLRMWEFDRLREVVFQIDAWLPEDSKVLLVAVRIRNPNAETVPMYWWTNAAVPQTPQTRVLAPATHAYATDYDGSMTRLKPTDFHGSDATWPDRNKRAADFFFDIAPEERR from the coding sequence ATGAGCCTTGCCTCCACTCTCACCGTCACATCCCTGACCATCGAACTGGCAGAGCTGGGCGAGGAGTCGTTCATGCCGTCGGTGCAGGCATTGCTTGAACCGCCCTACACACTGGGGGACGGGATACCGGAGGAGGTTGCCGCGGGAGTGCGGTGGGGCAAGGCCCCCAATATTTATCCCTATCCCATGCAGGAGAACTACACGAGGGATACCAGCGCAACCGCGCTGACCGGCGTCGTGCTTGAAAACGAGCATGTGAAGGCGAGCTTCCTGCCGCAACTGGGCGGGCGGCTCTGGGAGCTGACGGACAAGGCGAGCGGCAAGTCACTGCTTCACACGCAAGACCGGATTCAGTTTGCCAACCTGGCTCTGCGCAACGCCTGGTTTGCCGGTGGGATTGAGTACAACATCGGCACGCGGGGCCACTCACCCACCACGTGTGCCCCGCTGCATGCCGCCGTAGTCCGCACGCCCGACGGCCTGGATTTGTTGCGGATGTGGGAGTTTGACCGCCTGCGTGAGGTTGTTTTTCAGATCGACGCGTGGCTGCCGGAGGATTCCAAGGTGCTACTTGTGGCTGTGCGCATCCGCAACCCCAACGCCGAAACCGTGCCCATGTACTGGTGGACCAACGCCGCCGTGCCGCAGACTCCGCAGACGCGTGTGCTGGCCCCCGCAACCCACGCCTACGCCACCGATTACGACGGGTCCATGACCAGGCTGAAGCCCACCGATTTCCACGGTTCCGATGCCACCTGGCCGGACCGAAACAAGCGGGCGGCCGACTTCTTCTTCGACATTGCCCCCGAGGAGCGGCGTTGA